The proteins below are encoded in one region of Mycobacterium shinjukuense:
- a CDS encoding fatty acyl-AMP ligase, producing MDYGSRRDSAAPQGLLEIEDCLDADGGIALPPDATLISLIERNVANVGDSVAYRYLDHTRSADGHALEVTWSQFGVRLRAIGAHVQRFAGPGDRVAILAPQGIDYVAGHYAAIKAGTIAVPLFAPELPGHAERLDTALRDSKPAVVLTTTAAQDAVEAFLHHRADLHGTRVLVIDQIPDTAAELFAPVELDLDAVCHLQYTSGATRPPVGVEITHRAVGTNLVQMILSIDLLNRNTHGVSWLPLYHDMGLSMIGFPAVYGGHSTLMSPTAFVRRPLRWIQALSAGSRTGRVVTAAPNFAYEWAAQRGLPSHGDDIDLSNVVLIIGSEPVSIDAITTFNKAFAPHGLPRTAFKPSYGIAEATLMVATIDHAAEPTVAYLDRERLGAGRAVRVAADDPNAVLQVSCGQVARSLWAVIVDPDAGTELRDGEVGEVWLQGDNVGRGYWGRPDQTRRTFGARLRSLLAEGSHADGATIDGTWLRTGDLGVYLDGELYITGRIADLVTIDGRNHYPQDIEATAAEASPTVRRGYVTAFAVPAAGGGSQQLVIIAERAAGTSRADPQPVIAAIQAAIWNRHGLHVADVRLLPAGAIPRTTSGKLARLACRAQYLDGAWGHTGRQDDRPTTRT from the coding sequence ATGGATTACGGTTCCCGGCGGGACTCCGCGGCGCCACAAGGCCTGCTCGAGATCGAGGACTGCCTGGATGCCGACGGCGGTATCGCGTTGCCGCCGGACGCCACGCTGATCTCGCTCATCGAGCGCAACGTCGCCAACGTCGGCGATTCGGTGGCCTACCGTTACCTCGACCACACCCGTTCGGCCGACGGACATGCCCTGGAAGTGACCTGGTCCCAATTCGGTGTCCGACTGCGGGCCATCGGGGCACACGTGCAACGGTTCGCCGGCCCCGGTGACCGGGTTGCCATCCTCGCGCCGCAGGGCATCGACTACGTCGCCGGCCACTACGCCGCCATCAAGGCCGGCACCATCGCGGTGCCGTTGTTTGCCCCGGAGCTGCCGGGCCACGCCGAACGTCTGGACACCGCGCTGCGCGATTCCAAACCCGCCGTCGTCCTGACGACGACGGCGGCGCAAGACGCCGTCGAGGCTTTCTTGCACCATCGTGCCGACCTGCACGGGACGCGAGTCCTGGTGATCGATCAGATACCCGACACGGCGGCCGAACTGTTCGCCCCGGTGGAGCTGGACCTGGACGCGGTATGCCACTTGCAGTACACCTCGGGCGCGACCCGGCCCCCCGTCGGCGTGGAGATCACCCACCGGGCGGTGGGTACCAACCTGGTGCAGATGATCCTGTCGATCGACCTGCTGAACCGAAACACCCACGGCGTCAGCTGGTTACCGCTGTATCACGACATGGGCCTGTCAATGATCGGCTTTCCAGCGGTGTACGGCGGGCACTCCACCCTGATGTCGCCAACGGCGTTCGTGCGCCGGCCGTTGCGGTGGATCCAGGCGCTGTCCGCCGGGTCACGGACCGGCCGCGTCGTCACCGCGGCACCGAACTTCGCCTACGAGTGGGCCGCCCAACGCGGACTGCCCAGCCACGGCGACGATATCGACCTCAGTAATGTCGTGCTGATCATCGGTTCCGAACCGGTAAGCATCGATGCGATAACGACATTCAACAAAGCGTTCGCGCCCCACGGCCTGCCGCGCACCGCGTTCAAACCGTCGTATGGCATCGCCGAGGCGACGCTGATGGTCGCAACCATTGACCACGCCGCCGAACCGACGGTCGCCTATCTTGACCGCGAGCGGCTGGGCGCCGGTCGGGCCGTGCGGGTCGCGGCGGATGACCCCAACGCCGTCCTGCAGGTGTCGTGTGGCCAGGTGGCTCGCAGCTTGTGGGCGGTGATCGTCGACCCCGATGCGGGCACGGAACTGCGCGACGGTGAGGTCGGCGAAGTCTGGTTGCAGGGCGACAACGTCGGCCGAGGCTACTGGGGACGGCCCGACCAAACCCGGCGGACCTTCGGGGCCAGGTTACGGTCGCTGCTTGCCGAGGGCAGCCATGCCGACGGCGCGACGATCGACGGCACCTGGCTGCGGACCGGGGATCTGGGGGTCTACCTCGACGGCGAGCTCTACATCACCGGCCGCATCGCGGATCTGGTGACCATCGACGGCCGCAACCACTATCCGCAGGACATCGAGGCCACCGCGGCAGAGGCTTCACCGACCGTACGACGGGGATATGTCACGGCTTTCGCGGTACCGGCAGCTGGGGGCGGTAGCCAACAATTGGTCATCATCGCCGAACGCGCAGCGGGCACCAGTCGCGCCGACCCGCAGCCGGTGATCGCGGCGATACAGGCGGCGATCTGGAACCGGCACGGGTTGCACGTTGCCGACGTGCGCCTGCTACCGGCGGGCGCCATCCCGCGGACCACCAGCGGCAAGCTGGCCCGGCTGGCCTGCCGCGCCCAATATCTCGATGGGGCGTGGGGACATACCGGACGGCAGGATGATCGACCTACCACGCGGACATGA
- a CDS encoding MPT63 family protein, with protein sequence MKITTTIKTAVAVGAMASAAAIAAPIAFAGYPIAGKLGSELTMTDSVGQVVLSWKVSDLKSSTDTIPGYPVAGQVWEATATVNAIRGAVTPAISQFNARTDSGINYRVLWQAATVDGISGATIPQGAQSSGKIYFDVTGPAPTIVAMNNGMEDLLIWGP encoded by the coding sequence ATGAAGATCACCACGACGATAAAGACGGCGGTAGCGGTCGGGGCCATGGCATCGGCGGCCGCCATTGCAGCGCCGATCGCATTCGCCGGCTATCCCATTGCCGGCAAACTCGGCAGTGAGTTGACCATGACCGACAGCGTTGGCCAAGTTGTCCTTTCCTGGAAGGTCAGTGACCTCAAATCCAGCACCGACACGATCCCGGGCTACCCGGTGGCCGGCCAGGTCTGGGAGGCCACCGCCACCGTCAATGCGATCCGGGGTGCGGTCACCCCCGCCATCTCGCAATTCAATGCACGTACCGACAGCGGCATCAATTACCGAGTGCTGTGGCAAGCCGCGACCGTGGACGGCATCAGCGGGGCCACCATCCCGCAGGGTGCCCAGTCGAGCGGCAAAATCTACTTCGATGTCACCGGTCCAGCGCCGACCATCGTTGCGATGAACAACGGGATGGAGGATCTGTTGATCTGGGGTCCCTAG
- a CDS encoding YqjF family protein, with translation MTAISGTSPTEPGDISALAGYPVTAPPLPRPVTFDQCWRDLTFVHWPVRPERIEGMYPPGTRPDVFADGMTYVGLVPFAMHRTKLGTSLPLPYFGSFLETNIRLYSIDDAGRHGVVFRSLETARLAVVPVTRIGLGVPYTWAKMRMTQSGEQITYHSVRRWPRRGLRSRLTISVGDAVEPTPLEVWLTARWGAHTRKAGRTWWIPNEHETWPMRLAEIVELDDELLGASGVQPAGDRLRALFSPGVRTRFGRPCPVR, from the coding sequence ATGACCGCTATTTCGGGCACGTCGCCCACCGAACCCGGCGATATCTCGGCCCTGGCGGGTTACCCGGTAACGGCGCCGCCGCTACCCCGCCCGGTGACCTTCGATCAGTGCTGGCGTGACCTGACCTTCGTGCATTGGCCGGTGCGGCCCGAACGAATCGAGGGCATGTATCCACCCGGGACGCGTCCCGACGTGTTCGCCGACGGCATGACCTACGTCGGGCTGGTGCCGTTTGCCATGCACAGGACTAAATTGGGCACCTCGCTGCCGCTTCCGTATTTCGGCAGCTTCCTGGAGACCAACATCCGGCTGTACTCCATCGATGATGCCGGCCGACACGGGGTCGTCTTCCGGTCGCTGGAAACGGCGCGGCTGGCGGTGGTCCCCGTTACCCGGATCGGCCTGGGCGTTCCCTACACGTGGGCGAAGATGCGCATGACGCAATCCGGCGAACAGATCACGTATCACAGTGTGCGGCGCTGGCCGCGACGCGGACTGCGCAGCCGACTGACGATCAGCGTCGGCGACGCGGTTGAACCCACGCCGCTGGAGGTGTGGCTCACCGCCCGCTGGGGCGCGCACACCCGCAAGGCCGGCCGGACATGGTGGATACCCAACGAGCACGAAACCTGGCCCATGCGTTTGGCGGAGATCGTCGAACTGGACGACGAACTGCTGGGCGCCAGCGGGGTGCAACCGGCGGGCGACCGCCTGCGTGCGCTGTTTTCCCCCGGCGTGCGCACGCGTTTCGGCCGCCCCTGCCCGGTCCGGTAG
- the tpx gene encoding thiol peroxidase has translation MAQITLRGNAINTVGELPAVGSPAPDFTLTGGDLGAISRDQFRGKPVLLNIFPSVDTPVCATSVRTFDQRAAASGATVLCVSKDLPFAQKRFCGAEATDNVTVASAFRSGFGEDYGVTIADGPMAGLLARAIVVIGADGNVAYTELVPEIGQEPNYEAALAALRE, from the coding sequence ATGGCACAGATAACCCTGCGTGGAAATGCGATCAATACCGTTGGTGAGCTACCCGCTGTCGGGTCACCGGCCCCGGACTTCACACTGACCGGGGGTGACCTCGGGGCGATCAGCCGCGACCAATTCCGGGGTAAGCCCGTGTTGCTGAACATCTTTCCCTCGGTGGACACCCCGGTGTGCGCGACGAGCGTGCGGACCTTCGATCAACGCGCCGCCGCGAGTGGTGCCACCGTGCTGTGCGTGTCCAAGGATCTTCCGTTCGCCCAGAAGCGTTTCTGCGGCGCCGAGGCCACCGACAACGTGACGGTGGCCTCGGCGTTCCGGAGCGGCTTTGGCGAGGACTACGGGGTCACCATCGCCGATGGCCCGATGGCCGGGCTGCTTGCCCGGGCCATCGTGGTGATCGGCGCCGACGGCAACGTCGCCTACACCGAATTGGTGCCAGAAATCGGGCAAGAGCCCAACTACGAGGCCGCGCTGGCGGCACTGCGCGAGTAG
- a CDS encoding acyl-CoA dehydrogenase family protein gives MDFQYSTEQDAFRASLRGFLHDQAPPARVREMAGAGGPDRRLWQRICTELELPALHVPPERGGVGATLVETAIAFSELGRALTPIPFAATVFAIEAILRMGDDEQSKSLLAGLLTGEQIGTLAVSGHDVASATSVRAVRRDGRPALTGECTPVLHGHLADLFVVPAVVDGSIVPHVVAADAPGVTVRRLPSFDLTRPVATLQLARSPAEALTAGTPDDMERVLDVARVLLAAEMLGGAEACLDLAVQYAGRRTQFDRPIGSFQAVKHACADMMIEIDATQATVMFAAMSAADDDELAITAPLAKAQAADTFTLCAGSAIQVHGGIAFAWEHDLHLYYRRAKTSEALFGSSARHRALLADRAGL, from the coding sequence GTGGACTTCCAGTACAGCACCGAACAAGACGCTTTCCGTGCGTCGCTGCGCGGCTTCCTTCATGATCAGGCCCCGCCCGCGCGGGTGCGGGAGATGGCCGGCGCGGGCGGACCCGACCGCAGGCTGTGGCAACGGATCTGCACCGAGCTCGAGCTGCCGGCGCTGCACGTCCCGCCGGAGCGCGGCGGAGTGGGTGCCACCCTGGTCGAGACCGCGATCGCGTTCAGCGAACTCGGCCGGGCGCTCACCCCAATTCCCTTTGCGGCCACGGTTTTTGCGATCGAAGCTATTCTGCGCATGGGCGACGACGAGCAGAGCAAGAGCCTGCTTGCCGGTCTGCTTACCGGCGAGCAGATCGGAACGCTCGCCGTCAGTGGCCACGACGTCGCGTCGGCCACCTCCGTTCGGGCCGTGCGGCGCGACGGTCGGCCGGCACTCACCGGCGAGTGCACCCCGGTGCTGCACGGTCACCTCGCCGACCTGTTCGTGGTGCCGGCGGTGGTCGACGGATCGATCGTCCCGCACGTCGTGGCGGCCGACGCGCCAGGGGTCACCGTCCGCCGGTTGCCCTCGTTCGACCTCACCCGGCCCGTCGCCACGCTACAGCTGGCGCGGTCCCCCGCCGAGGCGCTGACCGCCGGGACGCCCGACGATATGGAGCGGGTGCTCGACGTGGCCCGGGTGCTGTTGGCCGCCGAGATGCTGGGCGGCGCCGAGGCCTGCCTCGACCTGGCGGTGCAATACGCCGGGCGGCGAACTCAATTCGATCGACCGATCGGTTCCTTCCAGGCGGTCAAGCACGCCTGCGCCGACATGATGATCGAGATCGATGCGACCCAGGCGACGGTGATGTTCGCCGCGATGAGCGCAGCCGACGACGACGAGCTGGCGATTACCGCACCATTGGCGAAGGCGCAGGCAGCAGACACCTTCACGCTGTGCGCCGGCTCCGCCATCCAGGTCCACGGCGGCATCGCCTTCGCCTGGGAGCACGACCTGCACCTGTATTACCGCCGGGCCAAGACCTCCGAAGCACTCTTCGGCAGCAGCGCGCGACATCGTGCGCTGCTCGCCGATCGCGCCGGACTGTAG
- a CDS encoding acyl-CoA dehydrogenase, with protein sequence MDVSYPPEAEAFRDRIREFVAEHLPPGWPGPGALPPHEREEFARHWRRALAGAGLVAVSWPTEYGGGGLSPMEQVVLAEEFARAGAPERAENDLLGIDLLGNTLIALGSEAQKRHFLPRILSGEHRWCQGFSEPEAGSDLASVRTRGVLDGDEWVINGHKIWTSAGTTANWIFLLARTDPSAPKHRGLSFLLVPMDQPGVVVRPIVNAAGHSSFSEVFLTDARTSAGNVVGRVGDGWSTAMTLLGFERGSHIATAAIDFGRDLQRLRELARERGVLVDPRIRDGLAWCFSRVQIMRYRGYRGLTRALNGQLPGAEAAITKVIWSEYFRRYTELAVDILGLDALGPQGPGNGGARLVPEAGTPNSPACWMDELLYARAATIYAGSSQIQRNVIGEQLLGLPREPRPEVVG encoded by the coding sequence GTGGACGTCAGCTACCCACCCGAAGCGGAAGCGTTCCGCGACCGGATCCGGGAGTTTGTGGCCGAGCACCTGCCGCCCGGGTGGCCCGGACCCGGGGCGCTGCCGCCCCACGAGCGGGAAGAGTTCGCCCGGCACTGGCGGCGGGCCCTGGCCGGCGCTGGCCTGGTCGCGGTGTCCTGGCCGACGGAATACGGCGGCGGCGGCCTGTCCCCGATGGAACAGGTGGTGCTCGCCGAGGAATTCGCCCGCGCCGGCGCGCCCGAACGCGCGGAAAACGACCTGCTCGGAATCGACCTGCTGGGCAACACCCTGATCGCCCTGGGTTCCGAGGCGCAGAAGCGGCATTTCCTGCCGCGCATCCTCAGCGGCGAGCACCGGTGGTGCCAGGGCTTCTCCGAGCCCGAGGCCGGCTCCGACCTGGCCTCGGTGCGCACCAGGGGGGTGCTCGACGGTGACGAATGGGTGATCAACGGCCACAAAATCTGGACGTCGGCCGGCACCACCGCAAACTGGATCTTCCTGCTGGCTCGGACCGATCCCAGCGCTCCGAAACACCGGGGCCTGTCGTTTCTGCTGGTGCCCATGGACCAGCCCGGCGTCGTGGTCCGGCCGATCGTCAACGCGGCCGGGCACTCCTCGTTCAGCGAGGTCTTCCTGACCGATGCCCGCACCAGCGCCGGCAATGTCGTCGGCCGGGTCGGCGACGGCTGGTCGACCGCCATGACGCTGCTCGGCTTCGAACGCGGATCGCACATCGCCACCGCCGCCATCGATTTCGGCCGGGACCTGCAGCGGTTGCGCGAACTGGCCCGCGAGCGCGGCGTCCTCGTCGACCCGCGTATCCGGGATGGGTTGGCGTGGTGCTTCTCCCGGGTTCAGATCATGCGGTACCGGGGTTACCGTGGCCTCACCCGGGCCCTCAACGGGCAGTTGCCCGGCGCCGAGGCCGCGATCACGAAGGTCATCTGGAGCGAATACTTCCGCCGCTACACCGAGCTCGCCGTGGACATCCTCGGGCTCGATGCGCTGGGCCCGCAGGGACCGGGAAACGGCGGAGCACGGCTGGTCCCGGAGGCGGGCACGCCGAACTCCCCGGCCTGCTGGATGGACGAGCTGCTCTACGCGCGTGCCGCGACGATCTATGCCGGCAGTTCGCAGATCCAGCGCAACGTGATCGGCGAGCAGCTGCTGGGGCTCCCCCGGGAACCACGCCCGGAAGTGGTCGGCTGA
- a CDS encoding enoyl-CoA hydratase gives MFVGGVGPVDRRSDGERSRRPREFEYIRYETIDDGRIAAITLDRPKQRNAQTRGMLVELGAAFELAEADDTVRVVILRAAGPAFSAGHDLGSTDDIRERSPGPDQHPSYRCNGATFGGVESRNRQEWHYYFENTKRWRNLRKITIAQVHGAVLSAGLMLAWCCDLIVASEDTVFADVVGTRLGMCGVEYFGHPWEFGPRKTKELLLTGDCIGADEAHALGMVSKVFPADELATSTIEFARRIAKVPTMAALLIKESVNQTVDAMGFSAALDGCFKIHQLNHAHWGEVTGGKLSYGTVEYGLEDWRAAPQIRPACKQRP, from the coding sequence ATGTTCGTCGGCGGGGTCGGTCCGGTCGATCGCCGGTCGGACGGGGAACGCTCCCGACGGCCCCGGGAGTTCGAATACATCCGCTACGAAACCATCGACGATGGGCGCATCGCCGCGATCACCCTGGACCGCCCGAAACAACGCAACGCCCAGACCCGCGGCATGCTGGTCGAGCTGGGCGCCGCCTTCGAACTTGCCGAGGCGGACGACACCGTCCGGGTGGTGATCCTGCGGGCCGCCGGCCCCGCCTTCTCCGCCGGTCACGACCTCGGATCCACTGACGATATCCGGGAACGCTCGCCGGGGCCGGACCAGCACCCCAGCTACCGGTGCAACGGGGCGACCTTCGGCGGGGTCGAGTCACGCAACCGCCAGGAGTGGCACTACTACTTCGAAAACACCAAGCGGTGGCGCAACCTGCGCAAGATCACCATCGCCCAGGTGCACGGGGCCGTGCTGTCGGCGGGGTTGATGCTGGCCTGGTGCTGCGATCTGATCGTCGCCAGCGAGGACACCGTGTTCGCCGATGTGGTCGGCACCCGGCTGGGCATGTGCGGGGTCGAGTACTTCGGACATCCGTGGGAGTTCGGGCCGCGCAAGACCAAGGAACTGCTGCTCACCGGCGACTGCATAGGCGCCGACGAGGCCCACGCGCTGGGGATGGTCAGCAAGGTGTTTCCCGCTGACGAACTCGCGACCAGCACAATCGAATTCGCGCGTCGGATCGCGAAGGTGCCGACGATGGCGGCACTGCTGATCAAGGAATCGGTGAACCAAACCGTCGATGCCATGGGGTTTTCCGCCGCGCTGGACGGTTGCTTCAAGATCCACCAGCTCAATCACGCGCACTGGGGCGAAGTCACCGGCGGCAAGCTGTCCTACGGAACGGTCGAGTACGGCCTGGAGGACTGGCGCGCCGCACCGCAGATCCGGCCGGCGTGCAAGCAACGGCCCTGA
- a CDS encoding LLM class flavin-dependent oxidoreductase encodes MEIGIFLMPAHPPERTLYDATRWDLDVIELADQLGYVEAWVGEHFTVPWEPICAPDLLLAQALLRTQQIKLAPGAHLLPYHHPVELAHRVAYFDHLAQGRFMLGVGASGIPGDWALYDVDGKNGEHREMTREALEIMLRIWTEDEPWEHRGKYWNANGIAPMFEGLMRRHIKPYQQPHPPIGVTGFSAGSETLKLAGERGYIPMSLDLNTEYVATHWDAVEEGALRSGRTPDRRDWRLVREVLVAETDEQAFRYAVDGTMGRAMREYVLPTFRMFGMTKFYKHNPSVPDDEVTPEYLAENTFVVGSVQTVVDKLEATYDQVGGFGHLLILGFDYSDNPGPWKESLRLLAHEVMPRLNARLATKPATAVV; translated from the coding sequence ATGGAGATCGGAATATTCCTCATGCCGGCCCATCCACCGGAGCGCACCCTCTACGACGCCACCCGGTGGGATCTGGACGTCATCGAGCTGGCCGATCAACTCGGCTACGTGGAGGCCTGGGTCGGCGAACACTTCACCGTGCCGTGGGAGCCGATCTGCGCCCCCGATCTGCTGTTGGCGCAGGCGCTGCTGCGCACCCAACAGATCAAGCTCGCCCCGGGTGCGCACTTGTTGCCCTACCATCATCCGGTCGAGTTGGCCCACCGGGTGGCCTATTTCGACCACCTCGCCCAGGGTCGGTTCATGCTCGGCGTGGGCGCCAGCGGCATCCCCGGTGACTGGGCGCTGTATGACGTGGACGGCAAGAACGGCGAGCATCGCGAAATGACCCGGGAAGCGCTGGAGATCATGCTGCGCATCTGGACCGAGGACGAGCCCTGGGAGCATCGCGGAAAGTACTGGAACGCCAACGGAATCGCGCCGATGTTCGAGGGTCTGATGAGGCGCCACATCAAGCCGTACCAGCAGCCCCACCCGCCCATCGGCGTCACCGGGTTCAGCGCCGGCTCGGAGACCCTCAAGCTCGCCGGCGAACGGGGTTACATCCCCATGAGTCTGGACCTCAACACCGAATACGTCGCCACCCACTGGGACGCGGTGGAGGAAGGCGCGCTGCGCAGCGGGCGAACCCCGGATCGCCGCGATTGGCGGCTGGTACGCGAGGTGCTGGTGGCCGAGACCGACGAGCAGGCGTTCCGGTATGCCGTGGACGGCACGATGGGACGCGCCATGCGTGAGTATGTGCTGCCGACGTTTCGGATGTTCGGCATGACCAAGTTCTACAAACACAATCCGTCGGTGCCCGATGACGAGGTGACACCGGAGTACCTCGCCGAGAACACCTTCGTGGTCGGCTCGGTGCAGACGGTGGTCGACAAGCTCGAGGCCACCTACGACCAGGTCGGTGGGTTCGGCCACTTGCTGATCCTCGGGTTCGACTACAGCGACAACCCGGGCCCGTGGAAGGAGTCGTTGCGGCTGCTGGCCCACGAGGTCATGCCCAGACTCAACGCCCGCCTCGCCACCAAGCCGGCCACCGCGGTGGTGTAG
- a CDS encoding FAD-binding oxidoreductase: MAVRQVTVGYSDGTHKTMPVRCDQTILDAAEEHGVAIVNECQSGICGTCVATCTAGRYQMGRTEGLSDVERAARKILTCQTFATSDCRIELQYPVDDNAALLVTGDGVVTGVELVSPSTAILRVDASGMAAALRYRAGQFAQLRVPGTDTWRNYSYAHPADGRGECEFIIRLLPDGVMSNYLRDRAQPGDHIALRCSKGNFYLRPVARPVILVAGGTGLSAILAMAQSLDADIAHPVYLLYGVDRTEDLCKLDELTELRRRVPGLEVHVIVAHPDAGWDGRTGLVTDLLDPRMLAGGDADVYLCGPVAMVDAARTWLDHKGFHRVGLYYEKFVASGAARRRAPARLDYAGVDIAQVRRRGRGTAVVIGGSIAGIAAAKMLSNTFDRVIVLEKDGPHRRREGRPGAAQGWHLHHLLTAGQIELERIFPGIVDDMVREGAFKVDMAAQYRIRLGGTWKKPGTSDIEIVCAGRPLLEWCVRRRLDDEPRIEFRYESEVADLVFDRDNNAVVGVAVDRGDADGGDGLQVVPAEFVVDASGKNTHVPEFLDRIGIGAPEAEQDIINCFYSTMQHRVPPERRWQDKVMVICYAYRPYEDTYAAQYYTDSSRTILSTSLVAYNCYSPPRTAREFRAFADLMPSPVIGENIDGLEPASPIYNFRYPNMLRLRYEKKRNLPRALLAVGDAYTSADPVSGLGMSLALKEVREMQLLLAKYGAGHPDLPRRYYRAIAKMADTAWFVIREQNLRFDWMKDVDKKRPFYFRVLTWYMDRVLELVHDDLDAYREFLAVVHLVKPPSALMRPGIASRVLGKWARTRLSGQQTLIARNYENRTPPKPVDQLVGAGDSR; the protein is encoded by the coding sequence ATGGCGGTTCGTCAGGTCACCGTCGGCTATTCGGACGGCACGCACAAGACGATGCCGGTGCGGTGCGACCAGACGATCCTGGATGCCGCCGAGGAACACGGCGTGGCCATCGTCAACGAATGCCAAAGCGGGATATGTGGCACGTGCGTGGCCACCTGCACCGCCGGCCGCTACCAGATGGGACGCACCGAGGGCCTGTCCGATGTGGAGCGGGCGGCGCGAAAGATCCTCACCTGCCAGACGTTTGCCACCTCTGATTGCCGCATCGAACTGCAGTATCCGGTCGACGACAACGCCGCCCTGCTGGTCACCGGTGACGGTGTGGTGACCGGGGTCGAGTTGGTGTCGCCCAGCACCGCCATCCTGCGGGTGGATGCCTCCGGCATGGCTGCAGCCCTGCGATACCGGGCCGGCCAGTTCGCCCAGTTGCGGGTCCCGGGCACCGACACCTGGCGCAACTACTCCTACGCCCATCCGGCCGACGGCCGCGGTGAGTGCGAGTTCATCATTCGGCTGCTGCCGGACGGCGTGATGTCGAACTATCTTCGCGACCGCGCCCAACCGGGCGACCACATCGCGCTGCGGTGCAGCAAGGGCAACTTCTACCTGCGCCCCGTCGCGCGGCCGGTGATCCTGGTCGCCGGCGGCACGGGTCTGTCGGCGATCCTGGCGATGGCCCAGAGCCTGGATGCCGACATCGCCCACCCGGTCTACCTGCTCTACGGGGTCGACCGTACCGAAGACCTGTGCAAGCTCGACGAACTCACCGAGCTACGGCGCCGCGTTCCCGGCCTGGAGGTGCACGTCATCGTCGCGCACCCGGACGCCGGCTGGGATGGGCGCACCGGACTGGTCACCGACCTGCTCGACCCGCGGATGCTGGCCGGCGGAGACGCCGACGTATATCTGTGCGGTCCGGTCGCCATGGTCGACGCGGCCCGAACCTGGCTGGACCACAAGGGCTTTCACCGCGTCGGGTTGTACTACGAGAAATTCGTGGCCAGCGGGGCGGCGCGGCGGCGCGCCCCGGCGCGGCTGGACTACGCGGGCGTGGACATTGCCCAAGTGCGCCGCCGCGGCCGCGGCACCGCGGTGGTCATCGGCGGCAGCATCGCGGGCATCGCCGCGGCAAAGATGCTCAGCAACACCTTCGATCGCGTCATCGTGCTGGAGAAGGACGGCCCGCACCGTCGCCGCGAGGGCAGGCCGGGCGCGGCACAGGGTTGGCACCTGCACCACCTGCTGACCGCCGGGCAGATCGAGCTGGAGCGCATCTTCCCCGGCATCGTCGACGACATGGTGCGCGAGGGCGCGTTCAAGGTCGACATGGCGGCCCAGTACCGCATCCGGCTCGGCGGCACCTGGAAGAAGCCCGGCACCAGCGACATCGAGATCGTCTGCGCCGGAAGACCGCTGCTCGAATGGTGTGTGCGCCGCCGGCTCGACGACGAACCTCGCATCGAATTCCGGTACGAATCGGAGGTGGCCGACCTCGTCTTCGACCGCGACAACAACGCCGTCGTCGGCGTCGCCGTCGACCGGGGCGACGCCGACGGAGGCGACGGTTTGCAGGTGGTGCCCGCCGAGTTCGTCGTGGACGCGTCGGGCAAGAACACCCACGTGCCGGAGTTCTTGGACCGCATCGGCATTGGCGCTCCCGAGGCCGAGCAGGACATCATCAACTGCTTCTACTCCACGATGCAGCACCGGGTTCCGCCGGAGCGGCGGTGGCAGGACAAGGTGATGGTGATCTGTTACGCGTACCGGCCCTACGAGGACACCTACGCCGCGCAGTACTACACGGACAGCTCGCGCACCATCCTGTCCACGTCCCTGGTGGCGTACAACTGCTACTCGCCGCCGCGCACCGCGCGGGAATTCCGCGCGTTCGCCGACCTGATGCCGTCCCCGGTCATCGGGGAGAACATCGACGGGCTGGAGCCGGCCTCGCCCATCTACAACTTCCGCTATCCCAACATGCTGCGGCTGCGCTACGAGAAGAAGCGCAACCTGCCGCGGGCTTTGCTGGCGGTGGGCGATGCCTACACCAGCGCCGACCCGGTGTCGGGTCTGGGTATGAGCCTGGCGCTCAAGGAAGTTCGGGAGATGCAGCTGCTGCTGGCCAAATACGGCGCCGGCCATCCGGATCTGCCGCGCCGGTACTACCGGGCGATCGCCAAGATGGCCGACACGGCCTGGTTCGTGATCCGAGAGCAAAACCTGCGCTTCGACTGGATGAAGGACGTGGACAAGAAGCGCCCGTTCTATTTCCGCGTGCTCACCTGGTACATGGACCGTGTGCTGGAGTTGGTGCACGACGATCTCGACGCCTACCGCGAGTTCTTGGCCGTCGTCCACCTCGTCAAGCCGCCGTCGGCGCTGATGCGACCCGGGATCGCCAGCCGCGTGCTCGGCAAGTGGGCGAGGACTCGCTTGTCGGGGCAGCAGACGCTGATCGCCCGCAACTACGAAAATCGCACGCCGCCAAAGCCCGTGGATCAACTTGTGGGAGCCGGAGATTCGAGGTAG